The Teredinibacter sp. KSP-S5-2 genome includes a window with the following:
- a CDS encoding DMT family transporter, with translation MSYLSFLAFIAGAAIAVQASMNAQLGSLLDNPLLATGVAFISSVFFTMLAIGVFSKELPPTALLKAVPFYLWFAGGMLSSFGIAMFYFLIPKMGVGSMMSFALSGQLIIAILIGHFGWFSMPIKPFSTLKLMGVLALILGVVLVNHE, from the coding sequence ATGAGTTACTTATCTTTTTTAGCTTTTATTGCCGGTGCGGCCATCGCAGTGCAAGCCAGTATGAACGCGCAGCTGGGCAGCTTGCTAGATAATCCATTATTAGCAACCGGTGTTGCTTTTATAAGCAGTGTGTTTTTTACCATGCTTGCCATTGGTGTATTCAGCAAAGAGTTGCCGCCAACTGCATTGCTGAAAGCCGTGCCTTTTTACCTTTGGTTCGCCGGCGGTATGTTAAGTAGTTTTGGCATCGCCATGTTTTATTTTTTAATACCTAAAATGGGCGTAGGCTCAATGATGTCGTTTGCGCTTTCAGGACAATTGATCATTGCAATTTTAATTGGGCATTTCGGCTGGTTTAGTATGCCTATAAAACCCTTTTCAACCTTAAAGTTAATGGGTGTCCTGGCGTTAATTCTTGGAGTTGTTTTAGTAAACCATGAGTAG
- a CDS encoding GNAT family N-acetyltransferase translates to MSSMNLEKENLFNLVSLWKLMGAKESELDSTANLYRCSMWPNKHWLEGEDLFSPEPGQLKASIDQSHIDAVFPVWGSYDQLEAVLKQKDFVFRSEQIAMYVELASHSYSPEQGLVLREVKDAELLKLWGALGSSAFGYQINFSVMEKLLNQNNVIIEVGYYADHPVATVLSYVTGDVLGIHQVGVVSDMRGKQIASKIMHAVLSRGKKDGVKYATLQASPLGINIYKRLGFQEQFVIRNFQRDNQEK, encoded by the coding sequence ATGAGTAGTATGAACTTAGAAAAAGAGAACCTGTTTAATTTGGTTTCATTATGGAAGTTGATGGGAGCGAAGGAAAGCGAATTAGATAGCACAGCAAATCTTTACCGCTGTTCGATGTGGCCTAATAAACATTGGTTAGAAGGGGAAGATCTTTTCTCACCGGAACCTGGTCAATTGAAAGCCAGTATCGATCAATCCCATATAGATGCCGTTTTTCCGGTATGGGGAAGTTACGACCAGCTTGAAGCTGTATTAAAGCAAAAAGATTTTGTTTTTCGGTCCGAGCAAATTGCAATGTATGTTGAGTTAGCTTCTCACTCATATAGTCCAGAGCAAGGGTTAGTCTTAAGAGAAGTTAAAGATGCTGAACTGCTTAAATTATGGGGAGCGTTAGGGTCTTCAGCTTTTGGCTATCAAATTAATTTTTCGGTAATGGAAAAGTTGTTAAATCAGAATAATGTCATTATTGAAGTCGGATATTATGCCGATCATCCTGTCGCAACCGTTTTGAGTTATGTTACTGGAGATGTGTTGGGTATCCACCAAGTCGGTGTGGTGAGTGATATGCGAGGCAAGCAAATTGCGAGCAAAATAATGCACGCTGTGTTATCTAGAGGCAAAAAAGATGGCGTGAAATACGCAACTCTGCAAGCCTCGCCTTTGGGCATCAATATATATAAAAGACTGGGATTTCAAGAGCAATTCGTTATTCGAAACTTCCAGCGGGATAATCAGGAGAAATAA
- a CDS encoding nitroreductase family protein, translating to MNVIDTIYARRAIKHYDAEHRLTAEEEKQLLEATIQSPTSFNIQHWRFVILREPALREKIRKEYGYDQAQITDASLLILLVADTQAWNKSPERYWQNAPQEVADMLVGMIKPFYQGRELLQRDEAQRSMGIAMQTLMLAAHGMGYSSCPMIGYDFDGVAELIQLPEGFVMGPLIAIGKGTKDAWPKPGQLTLDELVYENGF from the coding sequence ATGAATGTCATTGATACTATTTATGCGCGACGAGCAATTAAACATTATGACGCGGAGCATCGTTTGACGGCTGAAGAAGAAAAACAATTACTTGAAGCAACCATTCAGTCTCCCACAAGTTTTAATATTCAACATTGGCGATTTGTTATTCTTCGAGAGCCGGCATTGAGAGAAAAAATTCGTAAAGAGTATGGTTACGACCAAGCTCAGATAACCGATGCATCCCTGTTGATATTATTAGTCGCGGATACTCAAGCCTGGAATAAATCACCAGAGCGCTACTGGCAAAATGCACCACAGGAGGTTGCTGATATGCTGGTGGGGATGATTAAGCCTTTTTATCAAGGAAGGGAATTGTTACAGCGAGATGAAGCGCAACGTTCAATGGGTATTGCCATGCAAACGCTGATGCTGGCGGCTCATGGAATGGGGTACAGCAGTTGCCCAATGATTGGCTACGATTTTGATGGTGTGGCTGAGTTGATTCAGTTACCTGAAGGTTTTGTTATGGGGCCGTTAATTGCCATTGGGAAGGGAACAAAAGACGCCTGGCCAAAACCAGGGCAGTTAACGTTGGATGAGCTGGTATACGAAAACGGCTTTTAA
- a CDS encoding TetR/AcrR family transcriptional regulator → MPAVSKREHIVTTALNLFYKNGFNATGVDTIIAQAGVSKKTLYNHFRTKDELILATLRKRDELFRNFFMREVEKKEKTARGRLLAIFDMVDNWFKSDDFAGCMFINASAEFGAADNPNHIFCAEHKRLMLDYIRDLASQAAASNPDQLADQLNLLIEGAIVCAHVMGDKEAALKAKEMGMKFIESAIN, encoded by the coding sequence ATGCCAGCGGTTTCCAAAAGAGAGCATATCGTCACCACTGCGCTCAACCTGTTCTACAAAAATGGCTTTAACGCAACAGGTGTCGATACCATCATTGCCCAGGCCGGCGTGTCCAAGAAAACGCTATACAATCACTTCCGAACCAAAGACGAGCTAATACTGGCAACCTTGCGTAAACGTGATGAGTTGTTTCGTAACTTTTTTATGCGCGAAGTGGAAAAAAAGGAAAAGACTGCCAGAGGCCGACTATTAGCTATCTTTGATATGGTCGATAACTGGTTCAAAAGTGATGACTTTGCCGGATGCATGTTTATTAACGCTTCTGCGGAATTTGGTGCCGCCGACAACCCGAATCATATCTTCTGTGCCGAACATAAACGTCTTATGCTGGACTACATTCGCGACCTTGCTTCCCAGGCAGCCGCATCCAACCCAGATCAGTTAGCCGATCAGTTGAATTTGTTAATTGAAGGCGCCATTGTCTGTGCTCATGTGATGGGGGATAAAGAGGCCGCTTTAAAGGCCAAAGAGATGGGAATGAAATTTATCGAGTCGGCCATCAATTAA
- a CDS encoding nuclear transport factor 2 family protein, giving the protein MSQVIAPPFTEKTAIEKVQRAEDLWNTRDPEKVVLAYTEGSHWRNRGEFASGREAIQKLLERKWTRELDYRLRKQLFTFSGNKIAVNFQYEYRDDSGQWYRAYGNEHWQFDEQGLMEVREASINEIPIQHSEREIF; this is encoded by the coding sequence ATGTCACAGGTTATTGCACCCCCTTTTACAGAGAAGACAGCAATAGAAAAAGTTCAGCGTGCAGAGGATCTTTGGAATACTCGGGATCCGGAAAAAGTCGTTCTTGCATACACTGAAGGTTCGCATTGGCGAAATCGAGGTGAGTTTGCCTCTGGCCGGGAAGCTATACAAAAGTTGCTGGAGCGCAAGTGGACAAGAGAATTGGACTATCGTTTACGCAAGCAACTCTTTACTTTTTCCGGCAACAAAATTGCAGTCAATTTCCAGTATGAATATCGTGACGACAGTGGGCAGTGGTATCGCGCATACGGTAATGAACACTGGCAATTTGATGAGCAAGGTTTAATGGAAGTGCGTGAAGCCAGTATTAACGAAATTCCAATTCAACACAGCGAAAGAGAAATTTTTTAG
- a CDS encoding glutathione S-transferase codes for MSAIKLYRHPLSGHSHRVEVFLSLLDVDFELVNVDLKNGEHKQPQFLQKNIFGQVPVLEDGDITLSDSNAILLYLANKYDKNKTWYPDNIIVAAEIQRFLSVAAGRVAFGPAAARLINVFGAGLDADFAITTSHALFAVLEQHLAGKDWLVSDHPTIADVANYTYIAHAPEGSVSLDDYPNIKNWLHRFEQLPGFVPMQSTPVGLCA; via the coding sequence ATGTCAGCAATAAAATTATATCGCCACCCTTTATCCGGTCACTCTCACCGGGTTGAAGTTTTTTTATCGTTATTAGATGTAGATTTTGAGTTGGTCAATGTCGACCTGAAGAATGGTGAGCATAAGCAGCCACAGTTTTTGCAAAAAAATATATTTGGCCAGGTGCCTGTTCTGGAAGATGGTGATATCACGTTAAGTGATTCCAACGCTATTCTTCTATATCTTGCTAATAAGTATGACAAAAATAAAACCTGGTATCCCGACAATATTATTGTTGCCGCCGAGATCCAGCGTTTTCTTTCTGTGGCAGCGGGTCGTGTCGCATTTGGCCCGGCCGCTGCAAGGTTGATAAACGTGTTTGGTGCCGGCTTGGATGCCGATTTTGCAATTACCACTTCTCATGCACTGTTTGCGGTTTTAGAACAGCATTTGGCAGGCAAGGATTGGTTGGTATCAGATCATCCCACTATTGCAGACGTGGCCAACTATACTTACATTGCCCACGCGCCTGAAGGTAGCGTATCTCTTGACGATTACCCCAATATAAAAAACTGGTTGCATCGATTTGAACAACTTCCAGGTTTTGTCCCTATGCAGTCTACCCCTGTTGGACTTTGTGCATAA
- a CDS encoding pyridoxamine 5'-phosphate oxidase family protein: MEKYESPESPFHDGEKQVQQIVGVREKMEPLGRRYIRKYMPEQHQRFYQNLPYVFIGYVDDDGWPRATIVTGKPGFIRALNDHQLSINGEMIYDDPARKLIRSGLKVGMLGIELHTRRRNRLNGEVVDGNFSRFTVNVDQTFGNCPQYIQKRELIKTVSIKPEKKEFFRFSEKEKLFLEQCDTFFVASSTGDSNDINQGVDISHRGGKPGFIRINSDRSITVPDYPGNLLFNTLGNFLVNPKAGLLFVDFESGGLMSLIGKVRLDFDSSDREFFRSAERLWHFDLEFGHYIKYALPYRWHLEEYSPNSLLAGNWDEAAARRKLMEEKKQWFSVQVKKIELEANNIKSFYLFPDVKSLLPDFLPGQFVTVKHSIDGREFSRNYTISNAPNEGYYRISVKAEYATDDNHPDGIFSTFLHEQVDIGQRFLVSQPSGEFVLDCSSPKPAVLIAGGIGITPMMAMIRHAVSELVRTRYIRPITLIALAKTDSDRAFFDELKDLVACSDSAIHVLSGLTQEISLHAKRQVDFIGRINSHLLRSVFGDELESSEFFLCGPSGFMQSVYDDLSSLGVADEHIYAEAFGPASLTRNSEKMGLETEDQFADQAVVELIASGGELHWRKGDGSLLEFLETQGLTPNYGCRHGNCGSCRVELRGGEVAYTHMPTAALGQGEVLLCCAMPAAAEGVPVIRLNI, translated from the coding sequence ATGGAAAAATACGAGTCTCCCGAATCACCCTTTCATGATGGGGAAAAGCAAGTTCAGCAAATAGTTGGCGTGCGGGAGAAAATGGAGCCTTTGGGTCGCCGGTATATTCGAAAATACATGCCCGAACAACACCAACGTTTTTATCAAAATCTACCTTACGTTTTTATTGGGTATGTTGATGACGATGGTTGGCCTAGAGCAACTATCGTAACAGGAAAACCGGGATTTATACGCGCTCTTAATGATCATCAATTGTCTATTAATGGTGAGATGATTTATGACGATCCAGCTCGGAAACTTATTAGAAGCGGGTTGAAAGTGGGCATGTTGGGTATTGAACTGCATACCCGAAGACGAAACCGATTAAACGGTGAAGTTGTGGATGGGAATTTCTCAAGGTTTACGGTTAATGTTGATCAGACATTTGGTAACTGCCCGCAGTATATTCAAAAGCGGGAGTTGATAAAAACAGTCAGTATTAAACCAGAGAAAAAGGAATTTTTCCGTTTTTCTGAAAAAGAGAAATTGTTTTTGGAGCAGTGTGACACTTTTTTTGTTGCGAGTTCTACTGGTGATAGTAATGATATAAATCAGGGGGTAGATATTTCTCATCGTGGAGGCAAGCCCGGTTTTATTCGAATTAACTCTGATCGTTCTATCACCGTGCCAGACTATCCAGGTAATCTTCTCTTTAATACTTTGGGAAACTTTTTAGTGAACCCTAAAGCGGGGTTGTTATTTGTCGACTTTGAATCCGGGGGTCTTATGAGTTTGATAGGTAAGGTTCGGCTGGATTTTGATTCAAGTGATAGAGAGTTTTTTCGTAGTGCGGAACGACTGTGGCATTTTGACTTAGAGTTTGGTCATTATATTAAATATGCTCTGCCATATCGTTGGCACTTGGAGGAATATTCGCCAAATTCACTCTTGGCTGGTAATTGGGACGAGGCAGCTGCCCGCCGGAAATTAATGGAAGAAAAAAAACAGTGGTTTTCTGTTCAAGTTAAAAAAATTGAGCTGGAAGCTAACAATATAAAGTCGTTTTACCTATTTCCAGATGTGAAGAGTTTATTGCCGGATTTTCTTCCTGGACAATTTGTTACCGTAAAGCATTCAATTGATGGTCGTGAGTTTAGTCGGAATTACACTATATCTAATGCTCCAAACGAAGGTTATTATCGAATCAGTGTTAAAGCTGAGTACGCGACAGATGATAATCACCCAGACGGTATTTTTTCGACGTTTCTGCATGAGCAGGTAGATATTGGTCAGCGTTTTTTGGTTAGTCAGCCCTCCGGCGAATTTGTATTGGATTGTTCGAGTCCAAAGCCGGCTGTACTCATTGCCGGCGGGATTGGTATTACGCCTATGATGGCGATGATTCGTCATGCGGTAAGCGAGTTGGTACGTACCCGTTATATTCGTCCAATTACTCTTATTGCGTTGGCTAAGACGGATAGTGATCGAGCCTTTTTTGATGAACTGAAAGACCTGGTTGCGTGTTCTGACTCCGCGATTCATGTCCTATCGGGTTTAACTCAAGAGATCAGTCTCCATGCTAAGCGGCAAGTCGATTTTATTGGCCGAATTAACTCGCATTTATTGCGAAGTGTGTTTGGCGATGAACTGGAGAGCAGCGAATTTTTTCTCTGTGGCCCCTCGGGTTTCATGCAAAGTGTGTACGACGACTTATCAAGCTTAGGTGTAGCGGATGAGCATATTTATGCTGAGGCGTTTGGTCCTGCGTCGTTAACGAGAAACAGTGAAAAAATGGGGCTCGAAACAGAAGATCAATTTGCGGATCAGGCGGTGGTTGAGCTGATAGCTTCGGGTGGTGAGCTGCACTGGCGTAAAGGCGATGGCAGTTTATTGGAGTTTCTTGAGACCCAAGGATTGACGCCAAATTATGGCTGCCGTCATGGCAATTGTGGAAGTTGTCGCGTTGAGCTTCGTGGTGGGGAGGTGGCTTATACGCATATGCCAACAGCGGCTTTAGGACAGGGTGAGGTGCTTTTGTGCTGCGCTATGCCGGCCGCAGCTGAAGGTGTACCCGTAATTCGTCTAAATATTTAA
- a CDS encoding TetR/AcrR family transcriptional regulator, with product MNKRQSKKEHLLASGMEVMKLRGYQGTSVKDIVDVAGVPKGSFYNYFASKEAFVLEAIEKAASSSYANAEKTLLNTAKPPLERIVDFFQSGIDQACDSEFKHGCFLGNLTQEMSDTSDPIRLKLKAALNRVTALIAEVVEEVHPKQEGDASELQPFIVAEFLFNAWEGALMRAKATKNREPFDAFLTMTRYILK from the coding sequence ATGAATAAAAGGCAATCCAAAAAAGAGCATCTTCTTGCGTCCGGTATGGAGGTAATGAAGCTGCGTGGTTATCAGGGAACCAGCGTCAAAGATATCGTTGATGTTGCCGGTGTGCCTAAGGGGTCCTTTTATAATTACTTTGCAAGCAAGGAAGCGTTTGTGCTGGAAGCAATCGAGAAGGCGGCGAGCAGCAGTTACGCAAATGCGGAGAAGACGTTGTTAAACACAGCCAAGCCACCGTTGGAGCGTATAGTTGATTTCTTCCAAAGTGGCATCGATCAGGCTTGTGATTCGGAGTTTAAGCATGGTTGTTTTCTGGGGAATCTTACTCAGGAGATGTCTGACACTTCGGATCCTATCCGGCTCAAGCTTAAAGCGGCGCTAAACAGGGTCACAGCTCTGATCGCGGAAGTAGTTGAGGAAGTGCATCCTAAGCAGGAGGGTGATGCATCGGAGCTTCAACCTTTTATCGTCGCTGAGTTTTTGTTTAATGCCTGGGAAGGTGCGTTAATGCGTGCTAAGGCTACCAAGAATAGGGAGCCTTTTGACGCTTTTCTGACTATGACTCGATATATACTAAAGTAG
- a CDS encoding lipid A-modifier LpxR family protein: MEYVTKALVLFIGLFVVGIQAVPLKANEFTQSVFDVNEKLGLNLLNLGGSTKEFERWSFSFENDFLVPGGKDQDYTYGFSGSYVGTDLKDNFFTRSRKLGDELLGIESNLIQRRSMEVGLYAFTPAEPREEVKDAQDRPFASLVYVSTGADRVSPRNKTVLRSQLTFGVLGLNIAAELQSMTHQLLDSAEEVGWNRQISDGGEPTFRYSLSKQQLLGELGNNYELKHTRSISLGYITEASWGLSFRAGDIQSAWYGFSPEVATYAESSVKTQKEYRESYFWAGVAVKARAYNAFLQGQFKHSPVTFDSDELNHFLVEAWLGYTHGFKNGFYFSYGLRGHSSEVRHGVANRSVVWGGLMIGKRIH; the protein is encoded by the coding sequence ATGGAGTACGTAACAAAAGCCTTGGTGTTGTTTATCGGTTTGTTTGTAGTGGGCATACAAGCCGTTCCGTTAAAGGCAAATGAATTTACACAGTCGGTATTTGATGTGAACGAAAAGTTGGGGCTCAACCTGTTGAATCTGGGTGGTTCGACCAAAGAGTTCGAACGTTGGTCGTTTAGTTTTGAGAATGATTTTTTGGTGCCAGGAGGTAAAGATCAGGATTACACCTACGGTTTTAGCGGCAGTTATGTTGGAACCGATCTGAAAGATAATTTCTTTACCCGGTCAAGAAAACTTGGTGATGAGTTGCTGGGTATCGAAAGCAATCTCATACAGCGTCGCTCCATGGAGGTAGGCTTATATGCATTTACTCCAGCCGAGCCGAGAGAAGAAGTTAAGGATGCTCAGGATCGTCCTTTTGCGAGTCTGGTTTATGTTTCCACGGGTGCGGATCGGGTGAGTCCGCGTAATAAAACGGTGTTGCGTTCTCAACTAACGTTTGGGGTGTTGGGGTTAAATATTGCTGCGGAACTTCAGAGCATGACACACCAGCTGCTTGACAGTGCAGAGGAGGTTGGCTGGAATCGGCAAATTTCCGATGGTGGAGAGCCTACGTTTCGTTACAGCTTGTCGAAACAACAGTTGTTAGGGGAGTTGGGAAACAACTACGAATTGAAGCATACGCGTTCGATTTCCCTTGGCTACATCACCGAGGCTAGCTGGGGGTTAAGTTTTCGTGCCGGAGATATTCAATCCGCCTGGTATGGGTTTAGCCCGGAGGTGGCAACTTATGCGGAAAGCAGTGTGAAAACGCAAAAAGAATACCGGGAATCCTATTTTTGGGCGGGTGTTGCTGTTAAAGCGCGAGCCTATAACGCCTTTTTACAGGGGCAGTTTAAACATTCACCAGTCACTTTCGATTCGGATGAATTAAATCATTTTCTTGTGGAGGCGTGGTTGGGTTATACCCACGGTTTTAAAAACGGCTTTTATTTTAGTTATGGTTTGCGTGGTCATTCTTCAGAAGTTCGCCACGGTGTAGCGAATCGAAGTGTTGTTTGGGGAGGCTTGATGATCGGTAAACGAATTCATTAA
- a CDS encoding YicC/YloC family endoribonuclease, giving the protein MSRSMTGFARREEQYPWGTLSCEIRSVNHRYLEPSFRMPEVLRRVEPIFREALRKKLARGKLEINIYLKTETAECTDIELNQAYCNEIVHLAEQVSTKISNPAQLNPLEVLRWPGVIQAAEIPPEVLAEAAETLFSEALEQLIENRGREGQELVKIIEQKLQGITENVALVKKALPEILEHNQQKLQTKLASIEVDVDPDRLAQELVIIAQKADVAEELDRLETHVAEVARTLKKKEPVGRRLDFLMQELNREANTLSSKSISTDTTQIAVDLKVLIEQMREQIQNIE; this is encoded by the coding sequence ATGTCTCGCAGTATGACAGGCTTTGCTCGGCGGGAAGAGCAATATCCCTGGGGCACGCTTTCATGTGAAATTCGCAGTGTCAACCATCGCTACCTTGAACCTTCATTTCGAATGCCGGAAGTATTACGGCGGGTTGAACCCATTTTCCGGGAAGCTCTGCGTAAAAAGCTAGCCAGAGGCAAGTTGGAAATCAATATCTACCTGAAGACCGAGACAGCGGAATGTACCGATATTGAACTGAACCAGGCATATTGCAATGAAATCGTTCATCTTGCAGAGCAGGTCAGCACCAAAATCAGCAACCCAGCCCAACTCAATCCTCTTGAGGTACTTCGCTGGCCTGGCGTGATTCAGGCGGCTGAAATTCCACCAGAAGTCCTGGCTGAAGCCGCAGAAACACTGTTTTCCGAAGCTCTCGAACAGCTGATCGAAAACAGAGGCAGAGAAGGGCAGGAACTGGTCAAAATTATTGAACAAAAACTGCAAGGCATTACCGAAAATGTCGCTCTGGTGAAAAAGGCATTACCGGAAATCCTCGAACATAATCAGCAAAAACTGCAAACCAAGTTAGCCAGTATTGAAGTCGATGTCGACCCGGATCGTCTTGCTCAAGAATTGGTAATCATCGCCCAAAAAGCCGACGTAGCCGAGGAACTGGACAGACTGGAAACCCATGTTGCCGAAGTTGCACGAACACTAAAGAAAAAAGAACCGGTTGGCAGACGACTCGATTTTCTTATGCAGGAGCTAAACCGGGAAGCGAATACACTTTCCTCCAAATCCATCAGTACAGATACAACGCAAATTGCCGTGGACTTGAAAGTGTTGATTGAACAAATGCGCGAACAAATTCAAAACATCGAGTAA
- the rph gene encoding ribonuclease PH gives MQRPSGRAADQLRDVSITRNFTRHAEGSVLVCFGDTKVICTASVEEGVPRFLKGEEQGWVTAEYGMLPRSTGTRMGREAARGKQGGRTVEIQRLIGRSLRAAVDLKALGEYTITIDCDVIQADGGTRTASITGACVALADAIRSLQVAGKVSTGPIMKMVASVSVGIYEGEAVLDLDYPEDSSAETDMNFVMTEEGGLIEIQGTAEKAPFSEEEFTKMFALAKKGIAELVETQRAALDKE, from the coding sequence ATGCAACGTCCAAGTGGAAGAGCGGCAGATCAGCTGCGCGATGTATCCATTACCCGAAACTTTACTCGACATGCCGAAGGCTCAGTGCTGGTTTGCTTTGGTGATACCAAAGTTATTTGTACTGCGTCGGTGGAAGAAGGCGTTCCTCGTTTTCTCAAAGGTGAAGAGCAGGGATGGGTCACGGCGGAGTACGGGATGTTGCCACGTTCGACTGGAACCAGAATGGGGCGTGAAGCTGCGCGAGGTAAGCAAGGTGGCAGAACGGTTGAAATTCAACGTTTGATTGGTCGCTCACTGCGTGCTGCGGTAGATTTAAAGGCCCTTGGGGAATACACCATCACTATCGATTGTGATGTCATTCAGGCAGACGGAGGGACACGAACTGCATCTATTACAGGGGCTTGCGTCGCTTTGGCTGATGCGATTCGTTCTTTGCAGGTTGCGGGAAAGGTTTCTACTGGTCCGATAATGAAGATGGTCGCGTCTGTTTCTGTAGGCATTTATGAAGGCGAAGCAGTGCTGGATTTGGATTATCCGGAAGATTCCAGTGCCGAAACGGACATGAATTTCGTTATGACAGAAGAGGGCGGTTTAATCGAGATTCAAGGGACTGCAGAAAAAGCGCCCTTTTCTGAGGAAGAGTTTACCAAGATGTTTGCTCTTGCTAAGAAAGGTATTGCAGAGCTTGTGGAAACACAGCGAGCTGCATTGGACAAAGAATAG
- a CDS encoding sugar MFS transporter encodes MAGGIPSTGSTKVASGGQSTGSYKFALALMVSLFFVIGFITVLNDVLLPRLKGLFELSNRDAMLIMFVFFGAYLVWAYPAGSIVKVTGYKRGIIIALCTMAVGLGLFIPAAQLVMYPVFLLALFVTASGLTILQVCINPYIIALGPEETGASRLNLGGALNSTATFIGPIIGGAFILQHVTAPDYPSADAIDKVQSVYEVQVDAAEEKSSLADLNRLKEVLSHPAAWQDESGQVQVILGTLNSVDAPSEDQAESLLNQVKPSLKTLFASDEFKAVDDKSEKLWWDYKLEKANSVLLPYVALCVVCFLVAGTLFFIKLPILAHEEAVSEEDKHRKLYGSAFDYLHMKLGALAIFFYVGVEVSIGAVLILYLENKEMGGLSHQHAAYLLAYYWGSAMIGRFIGSYVGTKLSAELLLRVVVVAAIILLALSFMPPLLNTWLDIPVLALVRDPFSIGFINVHVPVAAVCLVLCGLCHSVMWPSIFPLGIAKLGRHTSQGSGVLVMGVFGGAVIPLTIGWIADHAGYKLSFLICMLCYVYILFYAVKGYRMGKINELKEGEFADTHAE; translated from the coding sequence ATGGCGGGTGGTATTCCCAGTACAGGCTCCACTAAAGTTGCGTCTGGCGGCCAAAGTACGGGTTCCTATAAGTTTGCTTTGGCGCTTATGGTGTCCCTGTTTTTTGTTATTGGCTTTATTACAGTTTTAAATGATGTGTTATTGCCGCGATTAAAAGGCTTGTTCGAGCTATCCAATCGCGATGCCATGCTCATTATGTTTGTCTTTTTCGGTGCCTACCTCGTCTGGGCCTACCCTGCGGGAAGTATTGTCAAAGTAACCGGTTACAAGCGGGGTATTATTATTGCCCTGTGTACTATGGCTGTTGGTTTGGGGTTGTTTATTCCCGCCGCCCAATTGGTGATGTACCCGGTATTTCTTCTGGCGCTGTTTGTGACGGCCTCAGGGTTAACTATTCTTCAGGTTTGTATCAACCCTTACATCATTGCTTTGGGGCCTGAGGAAACGGGGGCTTCCCGTCTTAATCTTGGGGGAGCGCTCAATTCTACGGCGACCTTTATTGGTCCGATTATCGGTGGTGCTTTTATTTTGCAGCATGTCACCGCGCCTGATTATCCCTCCGCCGATGCAATTGATAAGGTTCAATCAGTCTATGAAGTTCAAGTTGACGCTGCTGAAGAAAAATCTTCGCTTGCTGACTTGAATCGACTTAAAGAAGTGTTATCTCATCCAGCTGCCTGGCAAGACGAAAGCGGCCAGGTTCAGGTTATTCTGGGTACGCTTAATAGTGTCGACGCGCCTTCCGAGGATCAAGCTGAAAGCTTGTTAAATCAAGTCAAGCCAAGTCTGAAAACCTTGTTTGCTTCAGATGAATTTAAAGCTGTTGACGATAAATCAGAGAAGCTCTGGTGGGACTATAAACTGGAGAAAGCCAATTCCGTATTGCTTCCCTATGTTGCGCTCTGTGTTGTCTGCTTCTTGGTGGCAGGAACGCTTTTCTTTATCAAGCTACCAATATTGGCTCATGAAGAAGCGGTAAGCGAAGAAGACAAGCATCGTAAGTTATATGGTTCTGCTTTTGATTATCTGCATATGAAGCTGGGTGCTTTGGCAATTTTCTTTTACGTTGGTGTGGAAGTCTCCATCGGTGCAGTGCTTATTCTGTATCTGGAAAACAAAGAAATGGGTGGTTTAAGCCACCAGCACGCAGCTTACTTACTGGCCTATTACTGGGGTAGCGCAATGATTGGCCGTTTTATTGGTTCCTATGTGGGTACCAAACTAAGTGCTGAATTATTGTTGAGAGTGGTCGTGGTTGCCGCCATTATTTTGCTTGCTCTCAGTTTCATGCCGCCGTTGCTGAACACCTGGCTTGATATTCCTGTGCTGGCTTTGGTGCGAGATCCATTTAGCATTGGCTTTATCAATGTTCATGTCCCTGTTGCTGCGGTTTGTTTAGTCTTATGTGGTTTATGCCACTCGGTTATGTGGCCTTCAATCTTCCCTCTTGGTATCGCCAAGCTCGGGCGTCATACTTCCCAAGGTTCTGGTGTGTTGGTTATGGGGGTTTTCGGTGGTGCGGTTATCCCGTTGACTATCGGCTGGATTGCCGACCATGCCGGTTATAAACTCAGCTTCCTGATTTGTATGCTTTGCTATGTTTATATTCTTTTCTATGCGGTTAAAGGCTATCGCATGGGGAAAATTAACGAGCTTAAAGAAGGGGAGTTTGCAGACACTCACGCCGAGTAG